CGAGATGAATCCATTTCTCGTAGTCTTGTTTTTTCTCCTGGCAGTACGATTGCAATCAATATCGCTAAAGAAAATTTTCTAATGGGACAGATAATTTGGATGATTTCGCCCGAATTTTTGAAAACCTAATTGACAAAATATACAGGTGAGTACAATGCACACTGCCATGAGAACTTCAATATTCCTCATTTTAATCTGTTTGTGTACTATGCCAGCGTTTGCTTTAGATACTACCATCATTCTTAAAGATGGTGAGATATTGAAGGTAGACCTTCTAGACGAGAACTTGCTTACTATCGTTTATAAGAAGAAAGATGATGGTACGTCGGGCATATTGGCAAGAGAAGAGGTCTTAAAGATTATCTACAAAGACTTGAATCAAGATGAAATATCTCAAATCAAAGCCCAAGAAAAAACAAAGATATTAGAATACCGTAAGCTGAAGAAGAAAAAGAAGAACGATGCAAAGAAACAATACGAATTCGAAACAGAAGAAATCGAATACGAACCAGCTTATATTGAGGAAGAAGAAAGACCTAGAGAACTTGCCTCTTTACATTTAAAGAAGTAATCCTTTTATGCCACAGAGGCACTGAGAGGTAGGAAGAAGGGCAAGCTCTGCTTGTTTTTGCAATTCAGGTTTATTGTGATTCAATTATAGAAATTTCCTTTGAATCCAGTTTTTTCCATCAGCATCTCTCACAAACAAAGCAAATGAATAAAAATATTGCAAAACATCACTAACCACAGTGTCTCTGTGACTAGAGAATCTTCATACCAACTTTTGAATGGCACCTATTATATCGTCTTTGTCTTTATAAAATAAAGGAAGCACTTCATTTTCAAAAATAATCGTTTGATTTTCATCTAGAAGATAGGTTGATCGCTTAACTCCTAGTAATCCTTTTGCTTTGTACATCTCGCATACTTTCCCGTCTGAATCAGAAAGTAAGGGAAAAGCAAGCTTATACTTTGCTTTAAATTTTTTATGCGATTCAATGGAATCTACGTTGATTCCAACAATTCCAATGCCTAGTTTCTGAAAGTCCTCAAATCCACTACTATAAGAACAGAGTTGCTTTGTGCAAACAGCTGTTTCGTCTCCGGGGTAAAACACAATGAGGAGTTTTTTTCCTTTAAAGTCAGAAAGAGAGACTTTATTTCCTTCTGAATCCGGTAAAGTAAATTCAGGTGCCTTTTCATTTAATAGACTCATATATCATCCTTTCCTAGTATAGTTTTTATGCTTTAGAGATAAAAGATAGCTGCCTTTGATTCTCAGTGCTTGATTTATTTTACTAACTTAATAAACCTTTCTTTATTGCTCAAATCCTTTTTTATTATGCTAGATTTAAATCCAAGGTCTAGACCTAAGCGAGAAACCCTTCCTGCCCAATCTTGGTGTGTTTCCATATATAGAGATCCATTGTCAGTCAAATGCTCTTTTGCTCCAGCCAAGAACTTCTTATAAAAAGTTTCAGGCTCATCTAAAAACAAAGCCAAATGCGGCTCGTAATTGAGCACGTCTGCCATAATAGTTGATTTCTCTTGAATCGGGATATAAGGTGGATTAGATAAGATGAAATCAAACTTTGTATCCTCGGAAATGGACTCGAATAAGTCGCTTTGAATGAATGCAAGGACTTGGTCTTTTAAAATTTCTCTTGCATTCTCCTGAGCAACTCCAAGTGCTTCGTTTGAAATATCACTCAGTGTTAATTGGAGATTAGGGAAATCCTTCTTTAGACTAATTCCGATACATCCACTTCCCGTGCAGAGATCTAAGACAGTAAAAGCAGTTTCTTTATTGATTTCTTTCGATACCCATTCAATGAGTTCTTCTGTCTCAGGGCGCGGAATTAATACTTTCTCATTTACAATAAAAATGGATTTATAAAAGCCTTTTTTACCTATGATATAGGCGACAGGCTTAAATTCACCGCGTGCTTTAATCTTTTCACGGTAAATGTCTTTCTCTGGTTCAGTAAGCTTTTTATCGAAGTTGGAGTAAAGCTTAATTCTTTCCAGGTTTAGAACGTCGGAAAGAATTAGTTCAGCATCTAGTCTTGGATTTGGAATTTGTCTTTTTCCCAGATACTCTTGGGATTTTGTTAAAACGTATAGAATTGTATCCTTTTCCATCAAGTTTCAATAAAATAAAACTACCCCATTTGGGATAGTTTTATTTTGATTGAAAGAGTGGTTTTGGATTAAGGATTCACAGAAATAACTTCATCTTTATTAACTAAATCAACTATGTGTTTGTACTCTACAGTACCTTTTCCATATTTTAATTCAGTTGCTCTTAAGAGATGAACGTTCTTTTTGTACTTTAGCTTTTGGATTTGATCATCAGAACCAGCTTTGTATT
This Leptospiraceae bacterium DNA region includes the following protein-coding sequences:
- a CDS encoding peroxiredoxin, which gives rise to MSLLNEKAPEFTLPDSEGNKVSLSDFKGKKLLIVFYPGDETAVCTKQLCSYSSGFEDFQKLGIGIVGINVDSIESHKKFKAKYKLAFPLLSDSDGKVCEMYKAKGLLGVKRSTYLLDENQTIIFENEVLPLFYKDKDDIIGAIQKLV
- the prmC gene encoding peptide chain release factor N(5)-glutamine methyltransferase yields the protein MMEKDTILYVLTKSQEYLGKRQIPNPRLDAELILSDVLNLERIKLYSNFDKKLTEPEKDIYREKIKARGEFKPVAYIIGKKGFYKSIFIVNEKVLIPRPETEELIEWVSKEINKETAFTVLDLCTGSGCIGISLKKDFPNLQLTLSDISNEALGVAQENAREILKDQVLAFIQSDLFESISEDTKFDFILSNPPYIPIQEKSTIMADVLNYEPHLALFLDEPETFYKKFLAGAKEHLTDNGSLYMETHQDWAGRVSRLGLDLGFKSSIIKKDLSNKERFIKLVK